CTGACGGATGATAAATATGCACCGTTACAGGGTATTACGCTTACCAAAGATGTACAGGATTATCAGATAGATAAGAGTACAGATGCGCCGAAAGTGCTGCCTCATTTTGCGGAAGCGTATTTTAAGGAACAGATGGCGAAGTATCCGCAGGATCCTGTGTTTCCGATATTGCTGGCAAAAGTATATGACCGCTGTAAGGATGCTGACAAAGCGAAGGCGGTGATGGCCGGCCTGTACAGGAAGTTTCCTGATAACCCGGTGATCCTGTACAACTATATTGATGGAATGTCGTATGAATATGACAGAACAGCTATTGCTGAGTTATCAGAAAAGATAAAGCTGATGGATCCTGACAACTATGAAGTAAGGCAGACGGAAGAAGATCAGCTGGAGAAAGAGAAGAAATATACAGAGGCGCTTGAGTTAGTGAAAAAGATGGAAGCAAAGAATGGAGAGAAGCTGTACACCATCATGAAGAAGATGTATCTGAATGCTTATCTGCAGCAGGTTGATAGTATGATCTCATTACTGAAATATGCATATGAGAAGTATCCGGATAATGCTACTATCGTGTCTACGATGTACCAGTATTATACACAAATGATGAAAGATAAAGTGGAAGCGTTGAAGGTACTGGAACAATATAATGCTACCCATTTTAACACTGAGCTGGCCTATGAAATGGCAGATGTATATTTTCAGCAGAATGAAGTGGATAAAGGTGTAGCAGTGCTGAGACACGTTACACATGTGGTACCGTATGATCTTAGTGTGTATAATCCGCTGGTGAAACATTTCTTTGCACGCCAGGAATATGACTCGGCCATACATTATCTGCAGATCCAGCATCAGATGAGCCCATACAGACATACGCCGTTAGGTGACGTAGCCAGCTCCTACCTGCAGAAAGGAGATAAACAGAAAGCGCTTGAGTATTACAAGCGTGCCCTTGGTCTGTATTCCGGTGGTTACGCCTATCGTGAAAAGATACGTGAACTGGAAAGTAAACCAGATGTATTCAGCTATTTCCCACAGATGGATTATTATGCTGAGATCAGTAAAAATCTAAAGGCAAAGAAAGATACTTCAAAGAGCTTCTACTATTTCTTTAATGACAAGAAAGTAGTGCTGTATGGAGAAGGAGCAAGCGAGCAGCTGGTGAACATGGCTATTTACATCAACAATAAAGATGGTCTTGAGCGCTGGAAAGAGATCAGTATTCCATACAACAGTGTATATGAAAACCTGACCATTATCAAATCGGAAGTGGTAAAGGCCAGTGGAGCAAAGATACCGGCAGAAAGTTATGATAATGAGCTGGTGTTTACCAAGCTGGAGCCGGGTGACGTCGTGTATCTGAGTTATAAGGTCAGCAGTTATGGCATTGGCCGTCTCGGACGTGAGTATTGGGATAAGTTCTACTTCTCTTCATTCAACCCTACGTTGCTGGCCAGGTATAGCGTATTGGCTGCTGATGGTGTGCCGGTACATTATGAGATGAGTAATAATAGCAGCGGGTTGAAGCCGGTGGAAAGTAAGCATGAAAATTTCCGTTTGTATACATGGGAAATGCGTAATGCACCTGTGCTGAAAGATGAGAATTATAGTCCGACGGCAAGCGACATTGGTAGTGTGCTGCATATTTCTACAGTCAAATCCTGGGACGTGATCGCCGAGTGGTATAGTGATATCACACGTATCCAGTCAAGAGAAGACTTTGACATAAACGAAGCGTTTAAAGAGATCTTCCCGAAAGGAGTGGCTGGTATAAGTGATCAGGAGAAGGCACACCGTATTTACGATTACATTGAGAAGAATATCAGTTATAGTTCTGTGTCGTTCAGACAGGGGGCTTATATACCACAGCGTGCTTCCAAGACCCTGAATACACGTCTCGGTGACTGTAAGGATCTCTCAGCATTGTTCGTATCGTTTGCGCGTAAGGCAGGAATGGATGCCAATCTTGTGCTGGTAAGTACGCGCGGGAATGGCGAGCAGAGTATGAAACTGCCTTCTATGGAATTCAACCATTGCGTGGTGAGGTATAAGGACGGCGCGGCATATCAAACCCTGGAACTGACAGACAACCGCCTGCCATTCAATGCGATGCCTCAGAGTCTGGTACGCGCACAGATATTGAATATCCCATTTGAGTATAAGAGCGGGGAGAGCATCCAGTTATATCAGCCAAAGGGTCACTTCGCTGTGTCGAAGAATCGTCATAGCCGGATAGTGGTAGAAAATACCGATCTGCATATTACAAGTGTACTGGCAGCCAACGGAGAGGTCGCCTCTGCTATCCGCAGTAACTATGGAGACAAGGCACAGGATGAGCTGAAGCAGGATCTGCAGGAGTCGGTGGCAGGTCAGCATCGTAATCCGGTGACACTGGAGAAGTTCGCCTTCACTAATCTGGACAACCTAGCGGATACAGTAACGGTCGAAGAGGTATATGTTGTTAAGAACGATGTGATCAGTGTAGGTGACATGAATATGCTGAAACCGCCATTCCTTGATATAGTAGCGACCGCTGATATTTTTAACGATGAGCCCCGCCAGTATCCTTTTGAGTACTGGAAGTATGAAAACGTAGACAGTTATAATACGGAAGTGGAGATCGAATTACCGGCAGGAAAGGTCTTTGATCAGATACCTTCGAATGTACAGGCCAGCTTTGGAGATATGAAATACGAACTGACCTATGTGAAGCAGGCGCCTAACAAGTTGTTAGTCAGGAGGGTGTTCAATACAAACATCCGTGACAACATCAAACCGGAAGCGTTCCCGAAGATGAAAGACTTCTTCGGTATCATCGTAGCGGCTGAACAGAAATATGTTTCATTTAAGTAAATAATTCAATATGTTACGTAGAAGAGGGGCCGCCAAAAGCGGTCCCTCTTTAGTTGTATATATTTTTTGGAATCGCTTACCTTTTTGATAATAAAACTGCTATCTTTGCGCAAAATTTCAGAAAGCGGTGATTTCCTACACTCTGTCCAAATATAGACTGGTAGCCCTTATTCTTGCATTTTGCATAAGTGGTTTTAATACGTTTGCGAATACTTCGGAAGCTCATGAAGAGCCTAAGAAGGGTTTTGATGCCAAAGAGGTGCTTCTTGGCCACGTAAAGGATGCCCATGACTGGCACCTTTTCAGCCTGGGAGAGTCACACGTGACTATTCCTCTGCCGGTGATCATGTACAGCAAAGAAAAAGGTATTAGCACCTTTTCCTCTTCAGCATTTCATCATGGTCATGAATCTCACGAAGGTTACCGTTTGGTAAACAAGCACTACCGTGAGGAGCATGGTCTGGAAGAGGCAAAATATCCTGACGAGAAGATCATCGCAGTAGATGCGAATGATAATCCGACAGGTGCTGAGATCTACGATCTGTCTATGACGAAGAATATCACGTCTATGATCCTGGCAGCCATCCTGCTGATCTGGTTGATGACTTCCGTAGCAAAAGCCTATACAACAAGAGGTTCCAAGAAAGCTCCTAAGGGCTTACAGAGCCTGGTAGAGCCGGTTATTATCTTCATCCGTGATGAGGTAGTTAAGCCGAACATCCCAGGTGGTAATGCGGAGCGTTATACTCCATTCATTCTGACTTTCTTCTTCTTTATATTAATTAATAACCTGCTGGGTCTGTTACCAGGTTCCGCTAACGTAACCGGTAACATCGCTGTGACTTTTGCGCTGGCACTGATCAGCTTCATAGCGACTATGGTAAGTGCTAACAAGCATTTCTGGTCTCACCTGCTGAACCCACCAGTTCCAGGATGGGTTAAACCGATCCTGGTGCCTGTAGAGATCATCGGTATCTTCACCAAGCCGGTATCTCTGATGATCCGACTGTTCGCCAACATCCTGGCTGGTCACATCATCATCCTGAGCATCATCTCCCTGGTATTCATCTTTGGATCTATCAACAAAGCTGCTGGTTACGGCTTCTTACCGATCACCATCCTGTTCAACATCGTAATGATGATGCTGGAGCTGCTGGTTGCATTTATCCAGGCGTTCATCTTCGCTAACCTGACAGCTGTATTCATCGGTCAGGGTATGGAAGTGGCACACCACGATGATCATCACGAAGGAGACGCAAAACACCATTAATATTCTTAGGACAAATTAGTAATCAATTATAAATACACATTCATTATGGCAATTTTAACTGTTTTATTGCAGGCTGCTCCTGAAGCTGCTGCAGCTGCTGCGGCTTCCGCAGGTCTGGCTAAGGCTGGTGGTGCTATTGGTGCTGGTATCGCGGCTATCGCTGCTGGTATCGGTGTAGGTAACATCGGTAAGAGCGCGCTGGAATCCATCGCTCGTCAGCCAGAAGCTGCGAACGACATCCGTGCAAACATGATCCTGGCTGCGGCGCTGGTAGAGGGTGTTGCCCTGTTCGGCGTTATCGCAGGTCTGCTGGCAGTAGTGCTGTAAGGCTAACTTATTACTGCATCCCGCGCACAGGGCAAAGGATGCAGTAATCTTTTACTTTAAGGATGTGTATCCGGATTGCTTATCAAACAACTTGCGAACAAATTAAATATTCATAATCATGGATCTGTTACAGCCCGCGTTAGGCTTGTTTTTCATTTCATTAATCATATTCATTATTGTATTCCTTATCCTGAAGAAATTCGCGTGGAAACCAATCCTCTCTACGCTGAAAGAAAGGGAAACATCTATTGCTGATGCTATCGCATCTGCAGAGAGAGTGAAGGACGAAATGGCTCAGATGAAAGCTGAACATGAGCATGTACTGGCAGAGGCGAAAGCTGAGAGAAGCAAGATTCTGAAGGAAGCAAAAGATGCTAAAGATCAGATCCTCAGCGAAGCTAAAGCTCAGGCTCAGGCAGAAGCTAAAAAGATTATCAGCGAAGCATACACTGCTATCGACAACCAGAAAATGGCTGCTCTGACAGACGTTAAAAATCAGGTTGGTAAACTGGTAATTGAAGTTGCTGAGAAGGTGTTACGCAAAGAACTGGCTGACAAGACAGCTCAGGAAAGCTACATCAAAGAACTGGCAGGAGAAATAAAATTAAACTAAAGAGATAGGCTGATCCAGCCGGAAGCTACAGGAGAGAATGACTTGTTGTCCTTTTTCCTGTAGCTTTCAACTTGAAAGGCCAAAAGATATAACAATATGCAGAATCCCCGTTTAGCATCCCGCTATGCAAAATCTCTGGTAGATCTGTCCTCCGAAAAAGGACAGCTGGAAGCTGTGAACGCTGATATGCAATTCCTGCAGCAGCTTTCCAAAACCAATCCGGATGTGGTAGCCCTGCTGAAAAGTCCGATCATTAAGCCTGACAAGAAGCAACAGATCCTGTCTGCGATCTTTGAAGGTAAAGTGAACGCTGTTACGGCTGCTTTCGTTAAGCTGCTGGTAGTGAAAGGAAGAGAAGGCAACCTGCCTGAAATCGCACAGGAGTTCAGCAAACAGTATGATGTACTGAAAAACATCAGTAAAGTAAAGATCACCACTGCTGTTCCGCTGGATCCAGCCGTACTGAACGTTATCAAAACCAAAGTACAGGCAGGTACAGATAAGACAGTAGCTATGGAAACAGCGGTAAACCCTGAGCTGATCGGTGGTTTCGTACTGGAATCTAACAATAACCTGTTCGATGCTTCCATACTGCGTGATCTGAACGATATCAAAAAGCAATTTGCTGAGAACATATACGTTCATAATATTAGATAAAACAATTAACAGCAGCCGCTGCGTACACGCAAAGCTGTTGTCGTTATATTCATTCTTTTAACGACTTTTTAATAAAAGCATACATTATGGTGGAGATAAAACCTGATGAAATTTCGGCGATATTACGCCAGCAACTAAGCAACTTCAATGCTGCTGCTGACCTGGAAGAGGTTGGTACAGTACTGCAGGTTGGAGATGGTATCGCTCGCATTTATGGATTAAACAACGTTGGTTACGGAGAACTGGTTGAGTTTGAGAATGGCGTAAAAGCTATTGCACTGAACCTGGAAGAAGACAACGTAGGTGTGGTTTTGATGGGTGACTCCGGAGAGATTAAAGAAGGTTTTAAAGTACGCCGTACTGGCCAGATCGCATCTATCAAAGTAGGTGAAGGTATGGTCGGTCGTGTTGTAAATACCCTGGGTGTTGCTATCGATGGTAAAGGCCCAATCACTGGCGAACTGTACGAAATGCCACTGGAACGTAAAGCTCCGGGTGTTCTGTTCCGTGAACCAGTAAAAGAACCACTGCAGACAGGTATCAAGGCGATCGACGCCATGATCCCGGTTGGTCGTGGTCAGCGTGAGCTGGTGATCGGCGACCGTCAGACCGGTAAAACCGCGATCTGTATCGACACCATCATCAACCAGAAAGAGTTCTTTGACGCTGGTAAACCAGTATATTGTATCTACGTAGCAGTAGGTCAGAAAGCATCCACTATCGCAGGTGTTATGAAAACCCTGCAGGAAGCTGGTGCAATGGCTTACACTACTATCGTTGCTGCATCTGCTGCTGATCCAGCTCCACTGCAGTTCTACGCTCCATTCGCTGGTGCTGCCATCGGTGAGTTCTTCCGTGATACCGGTCGTCCTGCGCTGATCGTTTATGATGATCTGTCTAAACAGGCCGTAGCTTACCGTGAGGTGTCCCTGCTGCTGCGTCGTCCTCCTGGTCGTGAAGCTTACCCAGGTGACGTATTCTACCTTCACTCCCGTCTGCTCGAACGTGCTGCGAAAGTGATCGGTAAGGATGACATCGCAAAACAGATGAACGACCTGCCGGAATCTATCAAACACCTGGTGAAAGGTGGTGGTTCCCTGACAGCATTGCCTATCATCGAAACACAGGCTGGTGACGTATCTGCTTACATCCCAACAAACGTAATCTCCATCACTGACGGTCAGATCTTCCTGGAATCCAACCTGTTCAACGCAGGTATCCGCCCGGCAATCAACGTAGGTATCTCCGTAAGCCGTGTAGGTGGTAACGCTCAGATCAAATCCATGAAGAAAGTATCTGGTACCCTGAAACTGGACCAGGCACAATATCGTGAGATGGAAGCGTTCTCTAAATTCGGTGGTGACCTCGATGCTGCAACTAAAGCCGTACTGGACAAAGGTGCTCGTAACGTGGAAATCCTGAAACAGGCTCAGTTCACTCCATACGCTGTGGAAAAACAGGTAGCAATGATCTACCTGGGTACTCAGGGTCTGCTGCGTGATGTTCCTGTTAAGAACGTAAAAGCATTCGAAGAAGCATTCCTGAACGAACTGGAAGTACGTCTGCCTGAAGTGCTGACCGAATTCAAGAAGGGTAACCTGCCTGATGACGGTATCAAACGCATGGTAACACTGGCAAACGAACTGAAACCAAGATTCGCTTAATCAGCATACCTCTTTTTATCAAGCTCACCGGTTTTACCGGTGAGCTTTTTTTATTCCCTATCTTTATGCGCTATTCCTACCGACAAATCCCCTGTTTTCACCGAGATTAATCCCTGTCTTTGCCTTTTATGGATTGAAAAGGGACTGTAGCGCAAGTAGTTTTGTTAAAAATTCACCTCCCCCATGAAACACTTTAACCTGATTCTGTTAACATTGCTTTTACCGGTCTGCATGATGGGACAGCAGCGAATTTCCGGTAAGATCACTGATAGCAAAAAGCGCCCGTTGCAAGGGGTCAATATTGCCATAAAAGACACCTATGATGGTGCCACCAGCGGCGCCGACGGATCGTACTCATTTACCACTGACAGCAAAGGATCTCAATATATCACCGCTACCTTACTCGGTTATACCAGTCAGGAACAAAAAATATTCATTACCGGGCCTCAGGAGGTAAATATTATCATGAGAAATAATATCAATGACCTGAAAGTAGTGACGATCAGCGCAGGTAGTTTTGAAGCCAGTGACGAAGGTAAAACGACTGTCCTGAAACCGCTGGATATCGTGACAACTGCCGGTGCCGGTGCTGATATTGTCAACGCACTGAAGACATTACCTGGTACACAGCAAACCAATGACCGGGAAGGGTTGTTCGTACGTGGCGGTACCGGTTACGAAACACAGACCTTCATTGATGGTATGATGGTACGTAACCCCTTCTTTTCAGGACTGCCTGATCAGCCGGGACGTGGCCGTTTTTCACCTTTCCTGTTTAAAGGAACTACCTTTAGCAGTGGTGGATATTCCGCTCAGTATGGCCAGGGACTTTCTTCTGCACTGATACTGGAATCTACCGACCTGCCACAGCGTTCTTCCTATACCCTCGGCGCTTCCGTGATCGGCATAAACGGCGGACTGGAAGAGCTGATGAAGGATAAAAAAGGATCATTTGGCGTAGAAGCAGACTATACCAACCTCGGACCTTACCTGGGTGTGGTAAAGCCAAAATATGCCTTTAGTAAAGATCCGGAGATCATTGGTACATCTGCCAACTTCCGTAGAAAAACGTCTTCTACCGGCATGATCAAATTCTACGGATATTACAACCGTACCAATATGGGAACCATCCGCCCGAGTCTTGAATATCCTGGCTTTGATGAGCTGTTTGAACTTAAAAATCAGAATGTATATACCAACCTGACATATAAAGAAAGCCTGGGACATGACTGGAAACTGAACGCAGGTTTTTCCTTTAGTGCCAATACAGATGATATTAATCTGGATACACTACAGAAGTCTTCACCTTTACAGGGTAAAAATCAGTCACAGCTTACACAGGCACGCGTCGTACTGACAAAAGGCTTTGGCCAGTACTCTGTATTGCGGTTCGGCGGTGAATATCAGTATGGTGTTGAAAAGTCAAATTTTGGTGGCTGGAGAGCCAACTATGTAGATAATTACACAGCCGGGTTCATTGAAAGCGATATATACATCACGCCAAGACTTGTAGGCCGTGTAGGTGGAAGGGCAGAGTACACCTCTATCATTTCCAAAGCTAATATCGCACCACGTGCATCGCTGGCATACAGATTAACGGCTAATAGTCAGGTATCATTCGCCTATGGTGAATTCTATCAGAAGCCGGAACAACAGTATCTCCGTTTTAAACATGATCTCGGATTCACCAGGGCAACACACTACATCGCCAGTTATCAACTTGTGTCAAAAAACTATACATTCCGTGTGGAGGGCTTTTATAAAAAGTATCATGACCTGGTTAAAACCGGTATTGATACCAGTACATCAGGTACTGGTTACGCAAAAGGTATAGAAGTGTTCTGGCGCGATAAAAAGACGCTTAAGAATACCGACTACTGGATCTCCTATTCTTACCTGGATACCAAACGTAACTACCTGAACTATCCGTTCGAAGTACAGCCTGACTTTGCTGCAAAACATACGCTGAGTGTTGTATACAAATATTATATACCGGCGATCACGACGAACCTGGGCGTTACATACAGCTTCTCAACCGGCAGACCGTATTACAATCCGAACCTGCCAGAGAACAAATTCATGTCAGAGAAAACAATGACGTATAATTCAGTCGGTGTAAGTGCAAGTTACCTGACCTCTATCCGTAAGGCGTTCACCATCTTTGTACTGTCAGTATCCAATGCTCCTAACATCAAACAGGTATACGGCTACCGCTACTCAACCGATAAACTGCGCAGGCAGGAGATCGTTCCGAATATGCCACGATTCATTTATCTCGGTATGTTCATGAACTTCGGTGTTGACAGAAGACAAGATGTGATCAACAACCTATAGTCCATTCTAAAACCATTATATAAACACTTAACACTTTTAAACCACTTACAATGAAGCGCATTTTATTTTCCATTTGTCTGTTAGTTGGCCTTGCCTCTTTTTCGATGGCGCAGAGCGCACAATATGAAGGCGCCATGACTAAACAGGTTGCTTTGCTGGATGATTCAACCAATTTTAACCCGGATAAATTGCTTGAAATTGCTAATACATTTGAACGTATCGGTGCAGCGGAAAAAACGCAGTGGCTGCCTTTCTACTACGCCAGCTACTGCTATGTAATGAGCTCCCTGATGCAGAAGAACAATGATAAGGTAGATGACCTGTCTGACAAGGCAGCCGTGAATATTGAACAGGCGGAAGCTATCAGTCCTAAGAATGATGAGATCAGCTGTGTGAAATCACTGATCGCAACTTCCCGTATACGTGTAGACCCGATGAGCAGAGGCATGAAATACGGTATGGAATCAGCGAGTCTGCTGGTACAGGCGAATCAGATCAACCAGGAAAATCCAAGAGTATACATGCTGCAGGGACAGTCACTGTTCTTCACACCGGAGCAGTTTGGTGGTAGCAAAACAGAAGCAAAGAAGAAGTTCGAAGTAGCTTTACAGAAGTTCAGCACATTTAAACCAGCAAGTAGCATTGCTCCACATTGGGGAGAGGCGTATACCAAAGGTTTGCTGGCTCAGATCAAATAATGAGTACATAAGTATTTTTGCCTTTTATGGTCCGGACGGTGCCCACTGTCCGGGCCTTTTTTATTGTTCCTGCAAGGCTACATCAGTCCCAGGCATTAACTTTAAATAGCACGTTAACAAATTAACCCTGTCAACTGTTAACCTTGAAAATGTAAATTCCATGAAAACTGGTGTGAACAAGCTGAGTGTGGCTTCCACTTCAGCATTGGTATTGACCTATGTCAAAAGTTTGTATGAAGAGGGGTGGGGAAGATCTTACTTGTCCCACATCGATTTTAGCCAGGTGAAGAGTTTGGCTGATGAATTAACCAGGATCACCCCTTTATTCCGTGAGGCATTATTACTTAGGAAAAGAATGGTCAGACAGCTCATTCGTGAACTGATGGCGAATCAGTCAAGGACGCAGGTATGTATACTGGCCGCAGGACTTGATCCGCTGGCATTACAGATCACTGATTATTTCCCCGATCGTGACCTGACGATCTATGAGGTGGATAGTGCTAATATGCGGGAGAAACAGGATATATATGCGGCTATCCATTTCAATGACGAGAGACTGCACACATTACAGGCTGATATTAATAATACACATCAGTTGATGAATACCTTGCTTGATGCCGGATATGATCCGCAGCAGCCGGCGCTGATCATATTCGAGGGTATTATGCACTACATCTCAGAAGAACAGTTTCTGAGCATTATGCGGAATTTCACTGGCAGAACGAAGCAGAATGCCGTGATCATGGACTACATGGTATATGCCGAAGGATTGCCGGTAGGTTCTGTGTCTAAGGCCACAGAAATGCTGGACACTATGGAAAGCTATATAGGCAGCCGTTTACAGCAATTCAGCCGTAAGAAGATATTAAACCTGTTATCATTACTGGAGGCCGACCGGATAGAAGTATATGATATGCAATCAGCCGAAATGGCGCTGAACGGGCATAACCGGGTTTATAAGGGAGAGCGTAAAGGAATGCTGGAACTTATATCATTTCATATATAAATATTATAATAAATAGAAAGGGAGTACAGTGTGATGCACCGTACTCCCCTTCTATTTATATGTATGGTTCACTATTCGGAAGCCAGCTCTATTTTCTTCAGTGGATTACGGGTATTCTCAGCGTAAGTCTCTCTCTTTTCCAGGATGTCCAGACAGGTAAATATCGCCTGACGGAAAGAGTTAGGATCAGCCAGGTTTTTACCAGCGATGTCAAATGCTGTTCCATGATCAGGAGAGGTGCGTACAATAGGCAGACCAGCAGTGTAGTTGATGCCATCTCCCGCAGCCAGTGATTTGAAAGGGATCAGCCCCTGATCGTGGTACATGGCCAGCACCCCGTCAAACTGCTCGTGCATATTGCGGGCGAAGAACGCATCAGCGCTATATGGACCGAAGCAAAGTAACCCATTGCTCTTTGCCTGATTGATGGCGGGGATGATCTCCTTGATTTCCTCCTGGCCGATCAGTCCATCATCACCTGCATGAGGATTCAGACCCAATACAGCAAT
The DNA window shown above is from Chitinophaga agri and carries:
- the atpB gene encoding F0F1 ATP synthase subunit A produces the protein MISYTLSKYRLVALILAFCISGFNTFANTSEAHEEPKKGFDAKEVLLGHVKDAHDWHLFSLGESHVTIPLPVIMYSKEKGISTFSSSAFHHGHESHEGYRLVNKHYREEHGLEEAKYPDEKIIAVDANDNPTGAEIYDLSMTKNITSMILAAILLIWLMTSVAKAYTTRGSKKAPKGLQSLVEPVIIFIRDEVVKPNIPGGNAERYTPFILTFFFFILINNLLGLLPGSANVTGNIAVTFALALISFIATMVSANKHFWSHLLNPPVPGWVKPILVPVEIIGIFTKPVSLMIRLFANILAGHIIILSIISLVFIFGSINKAAGYGFLPITILFNIVMMMLELLVAFIQAFIFANLTAVFIGQGMEVAHHDDHHEGDAKHH
- the atpE gene encoding ATP synthase F0 subunit C — protein: MAILTVLLQAAPEAAAAAAASAGLAKAGGAIGAGIAAIAAGIGVGNIGKSALESIARQPEAANDIRANMILAAALVEGVALFGVIAGLLAVVL
- a CDS encoding class I SAM-dependent methyltransferase, which produces MKTGVNKLSVASTSALVLTYVKSLYEEGWGRSYLSHIDFSQVKSLADELTRITPLFREALLLRKRMVRQLIRELMANQSRTQVCILAAGLDPLALQITDYFPDRDLTIYEVDSANMREKQDIYAAIHFNDERLHTLQADINNTHQLMNTLLDAGYDPQQPALIIFEGIMHYISEEQFLSIMRNFTGRTKQNAVIMDYMVYAEGLPVGSVSKATEMLDTMESYIGSRLQQFSRKKILNLLSLLEADRIEVYDMQSAEMALNGHNRVYKGERKGMLELISFHI
- the atpF gene encoding F0F1 ATP synthase subunit B: MDLLQPALGLFFISLIIFIIVFLILKKFAWKPILSTLKERETSIADAIASAERVKDEMAQMKAEHEHVLAEAKAERSKILKEAKDAKDQILSEAKAQAQAEAKKIISEAYTAIDNQKMAALTDVKNQVGKLVIEVAEKVLRKELADKTAQESYIKELAGEIKLN
- a CDS encoding TonB-dependent receptor, yielding MKHFNLILLTLLLPVCMMGQQRISGKITDSKKRPLQGVNIAIKDTYDGATSGADGSYSFTTDSKGSQYITATLLGYTSQEQKIFITGPQEVNIIMRNNINDLKVVTISAGSFEASDEGKTTVLKPLDIVTTAGAGADIVNALKTLPGTQQTNDREGLFVRGGTGYETQTFIDGMMVRNPFFSGLPDQPGRGRFSPFLFKGTTFSSGGYSAQYGQGLSSALILESTDLPQRSSYTLGASVIGINGGLEELMKDKKGSFGVEADYTNLGPYLGVVKPKYAFSKDPEIIGTSANFRRKTSSTGMIKFYGYYNRTNMGTIRPSLEYPGFDELFELKNQNVYTNLTYKESLGHDWKLNAGFSFSANTDDINLDTLQKSSPLQGKNQSQLTQARVVLTKGFGQYSVLRFGGEYQYGVEKSNFGGWRANYVDNYTAGFIESDIYITPRLVGRVGGRAEYTSIISKANIAPRASLAYRLTANSQVSFAYGEFYQKPEQQYLRFKHDLGFTRATHYIASYQLVSKNYTFRVEGFYKKYHDLVKTGIDTSTSGTGYAKGIEVFWRDKKTLKNTDYWISYSYLDTKRNYLNYPFEVQPDFAAKHTLSVVYKYYIPAITTNLGVTYSFSTGRPYYNPNLPENKFMSEKTMTYNSVGVSASYLTSIRKAFTIFVLSVSNAPNIKQVYGYRYSTDKLRRQEIVPNMPRFIYLGMFMNFGVDRRQDVINNL
- the atpH gene encoding ATP synthase F1 subunit delta, which codes for MQNPRLASRYAKSLVDLSSEKGQLEAVNADMQFLQQLSKTNPDVVALLKSPIIKPDKKQQILSAIFEGKVNAVTAAFVKLLVVKGREGNLPEIAQEFSKQYDVLKNISKVKITTAVPLDPAVLNVIKTKVQAGTDKTVAMETAVNPELIGGFVLESNNNLFDASILRDLNDIKKQFAENIYVHNIR
- a CDS encoding DUF3857 domain-containing protein; the encoded protein is MSCSKKFMLVSILLSLFSFVAFAGDYEKAWDALNKNDKTRAVEYFRKALKSDPAKKNNAMAALILLESYEGNGDTFLERYPNPLDVFTDVNPYAYALWFNDAVLGGYGTKKGKQMFNINRIISEQRFNGSMKAAATYFKAQHFLFGQRRDSAEVYYRRIGALGDWQFAGVFDNISGSGFNKDYAPIKEPRSGKGFTSYNNTTVDWFSPLFLDDEGWKFVGTLFPSKTGIGYAQTFVNADTEKDVILCLGGKGSLKVWVNDKLLIAEEEELTTEMDRYNVRCHLNKGYNRILVQIGFTNEDIPNFIVRLTDDKYAPLQGITLTKDVQDYQIDKSTDAPKVLPHFAEAYFKEQMAKYPQDPVFPILLAKVYDRCKDADKAKAVMAGLYRKFPDNPVILYNYIDGMSYEYDRTAIAELSEKIKLMDPDNYEVRQTEEDQLEKEKKYTEALELVKKMEAKNGEKLYTIMKKMYLNAYLQQVDSMISLLKYAYEKYPDNATIVSTMYQYYTQMMKDKVEALKVLEQYNATHFNTELAYEMADVYFQQNEVDKGVAVLRHVTHVVPYDLSVYNPLVKHFFARQEYDSAIHYLQIQHQMSPYRHTPLGDVASSYLQKGDKQKALEYYKRALGLYSGGYAYREKIRELESKPDVFSYFPQMDYYAEISKNLKAKKDTSKSFYYFFNDKKVVLYGEGASEQLVNMAIYINNKDGLERWKEISIPYNSVYENLTIIKSEVVKASGAKIPAESYDNELVFTKLEPGDVVYLSYKVSSYGIGRLGREYWDKFYFSSFNPTLLARYSVLAADGVPVHYEMSNNSSGLKPVESKHENFRLYTWEMRNAPVLKDENYSPTASDIGSVLHISTVKSWDVIAEWYSDITRIQSREDFDINEAFKEIFPKGVAGISDQEKAHRIYDYIEKNISYSSVSFRQGAYIPQRASKTLNTRLGDCKDLSALFVSFARKAGMDANLVLVSTRGNGEQSMKLPSMEFNHCVVRYKDGAAYQTLELTDNRLPFNAMPQSLVRAQILNIPFEYKSGESIQLYQPKGHFAVSKNRHSRIVVENTDLHITSVLAANGEVASAIRSNYGDKAQDELKQDLQESVAGQHRNPVTLEKFAFTNLDNLADTVTVEEVYVVKNDVISVGDMNMLKPPFLDIVATADIFNDEPRQYPFEYWKYENVDSYNTEVEIELPAGKVFDQIPSNVQASFGDMKYELTYVKQAPNKLLVRRVFNTNIRDNIKPEAFPKMKDFFGIIVAAEQKYVSFK
- the atpA gene encoding F0F1 ATP synthase subunit alpha encodes the protein MVEIKPDEISAILRQQLSNFNAAADLEEVGTVLQVGDGIARIYGLNNVGYGELVEFENGVKAIALNLEEDNVGVVLMGDSGEIKEGFKVRRTGQIASIKVGEGMVGRVVNTLGVAIDGKGPITGELYEMPLERKAPGVLFREPVKEPLQTGIKAIDAMIPVGRGQRELVIGDRQTGKTAICIDTIINQKEFFDAGKPVYCIYVAVGQKASTIAGVMKTLQEAGAMAYTTIVAASAADPAPLQFYAPFAGAAIGEFFRDTGRPALIVYDDLSKQAVAYREVSLLLRRPPGREAYPGDVFYLHSRLLERAAKVIGKDDIAKQMNDLPESIKHLVKGGGSLTALPIIETQAGDVSAYIPTNVISITDGQIFLESNLFNAGIRPAINVGISVSRVGGNAQIKSMKKVSGTLKLDQAQYREMEAFSKFGGDLDAATKAVLDKGARNVEILKQAQFTPYAVEKQVAMIYLGTQGLLRDVPVKNVKAFEEAFLNELEVRLPEVLTEFKKGNLPDDGIKRMVTLANELKPRFA